One Carettochelys insculpta isolate YL-2023 chromosome 15, ASM3395843v1, whole genome shotgun sequence DNA window includes the following coding sequences:
- the LOC142021358 gene encoding protocadherin gamma-A4-like, whose translation MASRHTRLQNKGRILFCLFCAGLWEAVSGQLRYSVPEEMQKGSFVGNVAEDLSLDIKELADRRVRIVSRGRTQYFALNLKSGHLYCTDRVDREQICGAIETCLLHFEILVEDIMKVFRVEVEITDINDNAPRFPRDQLELRISEVTAVGTRYSLEEAQDPDVGTNSLRGYHLSSNQHFSLDVQTAADGDKHAELVLEKALDREEQAEHELILTATDGAEPARSGTAHIRVVVLDANDNAPVFNQSLYEARVPENVPVGSVLLRVNATDADEAGNSEVTYSLRKVKDKASGLFRVDSKTGEVSTAGQLDHEEAALYEMEVQAKDAGDLSARSRVLITVTDVNDHVPEITVTSAIKSVSEDSPPGTVIALMNLHDRDSGRNGEVSCSVPAQLPFRLQKSFDNYYSLVTEGALDRERVSGYNVTVTATDGGTPPLSSSAAIFVQVTDINDNAPIFEQPSYTVHLPENNPRGPSVLSVRATDPDWGENGRVTYSVLEGEVREPPLSSSVSINSETGAVYALRSFDYEQERELRLEVQAEDGGSPPLRSTVWVSVLVVDENDNRPQILHPAAPSDGSTGVELAPRWSEAGYLVSKVVAVDADSGQNAWLSYQLLKATDAGLFSVGLHSGEVRTARSFGDKDAPKQSVVVLVKDNGQPPLSATATVRVAVAESISELLWDLSSPSGPAEPPSGLRLYLVVAVASVSCLFFSFVLVLVVLRLRRWRKSQVFESSSSSVSVSGVPVSQFVGLDGVRAFLRSYSHEVSLTAGSRKSQCAQSELNYSTTLSNRPSDEKTQGLLITENWRDPEGSESFTRPVPSRRKPNCNAISYAAGVSKSRTDVLRLLFERHKPWFTF comes from the exons ATGGCGAGCAGGCACACGCGGCTGCAAAACAAAGGGCGAATTCTCTTCTGCCTCTTCTGTGCGGGGCTGTGGGAGGCGGTTTCTGGACAGCTTCGCTACTCGGTTCCGGAGGAAATGCAGAAAGGCTCTTTCGTGGGGAACGTCGCCGAGGACCTGTCCCTGGACATAAAGGAGCTCGCAGACCGCCGCGTCCGCATCGTCTCCAGAGGTAGGACTCAGTACTTTGCTTTGAATCTTAAAAGCGGCCATTTATATTGCACGGACAGAGTGGACAGGGAGCAGATCTGCGGCGCGATAGAGACGTGTCTGTTACATTTTGAGATTCTAGTAGAGGACATAATGAAAGTTTTCAGAGTTGAGGTTGAAATCACGGACATTAATGACAACGCGCCCCGCTTCCCAAGAGATCAGCTGGAATTGAGAATCAGCGAGGTAACCGCGGTGGGAACCCGCTACTCGCTGGAGGAGGCTCAGGACCCGGACGTGGGAACCAATTCCCTGCGGGGCTATCACCTGAGCAGTAACCAGCACTTCTCCCTGGATGTGCAGACGGCAGCGGACGGGGACAAACACGCCGAACTGGTGCTGGAAAAGGCCCTGGACCGGGAGGAACAAGCCGAGCACGAGCTGATCCTCACGGCCACTGACGGGGCAGAGCCAGCCCGGTCCGGCACTGCGCACATCCGCGTCGTTGTCCTTGACGCAAATGACAACGCCCCAGTTTTCAATCAGTCGCTGTACGAGGCGCGTGTTCCGGAGAACGTGCCGGTGGGGTCCGTGCTGCTGAGGGTGAACGCCACAGACGCGGACGAAGCGGGGAACTCGGAGGTCACCTATTCTCTCCGGAAAGTGAAAGACAAAGCGTCTGGGCTGTTCCGAGTGGACTCCAAAACGGGGGAGGTGTCCACGGCGGGACAGCTGGACCACGAGGAAGCGGCGCTGTATGAAATGGAGGTTCAAGCCAAGGACGCTGGAGACCTCTCGGCGCGCTCCAGGGTTCTCATAACTGTCACTGATGTCAATGATCATGTGCCAGAAATTACAGTCACCTCTGCAATCAAGTCAGTGAGTGAGGACAGCCCGCCGGGGACTGTGATCGCTCTCATGAATTTACACGACAGAGACTCGGGGCGGAACGGGGAGGTGAGCTGCTCCGTGCCCGCCCAGCTGCCGTTCCGGCTGCAGAAGTCATTTGACAATTATTACAGTTTGGTGACCGAGGGAGCCCTGGACCGCGAGCGGGTCTCGGGTTACAACGTCACCGTCACAGCCACAGACGGAGGGACTCCCCCTTTGTCGTCCAGCGCAGCGATTTTCGTGCAAGTTACAGACATCAACGACAACGCTCCCATCTTCGAGCAGCCGTCCTACACTGTGCACCTGCCGGAGAACAACCCCCGGGGGCCCTCCGTGTTGTCGGTGCGGGCCACTGACCCCGACTGGGGGGAGAACGGCCGAGTGACTTACTCGGTGCTGGAGGGTGAGGTCCGGGAGCCTCCGCTGTCGTCCTCGGTGTCCATTAACTCGGAGACTGGGGCTGTGTACGCGCTGCGCTCCTTCGACTACGAGCAGGAGCGGGAGCTGCGGTTGGAGGTGCAGGCTGAGGACGGGGGTTCCCCACCGCTCCGCAGCACCGTGTGGGTGAGTGTGTTGGTGGTGGACGAGAATGACAACCGGCCGCAGATCTTACACCCGGCGGCGCCCAGCGATGGGTCGACGGGAGTGGAGTTGGCCCCGCGCTGGTCGGAGGCCGGCTACCTGGTGAGCAAGGTGGTGGCGGTGGACGCGGACTCGGGGCAGAACGCCTGGCTGTCCTACCAGCTGCTGAAGGCCACGGATGCGGGGCTGTTCTCGGTGGGACTCCACAGCGGCGAGGTGAGGACGGCGCGGTCCTTTGGGGACAAAGACGCCCCGAAGCAGAGTGTGGTGGTGCTGGTGAAGGACAACGGGCAGCCCCCTCTGTCCGCCACGGCCACGGTGAGGGTGGCGGTGGCCGAGAGCATCTCCGAGCTGCTGTGGGATCTGAGCAGCCCGTCGGGTCCTGCGGAGCCCCCGTCCGGGCTGAGGTTGTACCTGGTGGTCGCTGTGGCCTCCGTGTCCTGCTTGTTCTTCAGCtttgtgctggtgctggtggtgctgaGGCTGCGCAGGTGGCGAAAGTCGCAGGTGTTTGAGTCGTCGTCGTCGAGTGTGAGTGTGAGCGGCGTTCCCGTGTCGCAGTTTGTGGGGCTCGATGGAGTCCGGGCTTTTCTCCGCTCCTACTCCCACGAGGTGTCGCTCACCGCGGGCTCCCGAAAGAGCCAGTGTGCTCAGTCTGAACTAAACTATTCCACTACCCTCTCTAATCGACCGAGCGATGAGAAAACACAGGGTCTTTTAATTACAGAGAACTGGAGGGATCCTGAGGGGAGCGAGTCGTTTACTCGG CCGGTACCCAGTCGGCGGAAGCCGAATTGCAATGCGATCTCCTACGCCGCAGGCGTGAGTAAGAGCCGGACCGACGTGTTGCGCTTGTTATTCGAGCGGCACAAACCCTGGTTCACGTTCTAA
- the LOC142021359 gene encoding protocadherin gamma-B2-like, with protein MVGSLHLTPGWKFSRAAGTGLAIQSGEQPGGFRWQVLVLLSLFSGGALSEPVYYSVPEEMGPGSLVGDLAKDLGLGIAELEHRKLRVVSRTKKPDFRVSAENGNLYINDRLDREETCGKTLLCVLRLEALVENPLNIFHVNVAIEDINDNAPRFGTTSVDLAVSESTLPGATFPLGNALDSDVGSNSLQGYKLSANQYFVLAVREDKDGNKYPELELAKLLDREKQSSHLLTLMALDGGHPVRTGTVQIRINVTDANDNPPTFTEKVYHARLRENRPQGSSVLQVRATDLDEGSNAQLTYSFSNLPDSVRQLFFLDPRNGSITTRGGIDYEEATSYTLNVEAKDGGGLVGHSKIEVDILDENDNSPQLTLTSVSSPIPEDSLPGTVIALINVHDKDAGENGKVNLRIGEGSPFKIVSSSNHYYKVLTDGPLDRERTPQYNISITARDGGSPPLSAHTSILLQVSDVNDNAPVFAEASYTTYVGENNPSGASILRVSASDRDAERNARVTYSIVRSSVAEGPVWSYVSLNAQSGAVYAQRSFDYEQLRAFELQVQAADGGSPALSSNVSVQVFIVDRNDNAPRILYPPAGAGSGSGSGSGSLDLVPRSSEAGYLVSKVVAVDADSGHNAWLSYHVVQATDPSLFWVGLHSGEVRTARAVSERDAAKQRVVALVKDNGQPPLSATVTVSLVLAENLQEAVPEMRERAGESAPEAALQFYLVLALALISFVFLLTVALAVAMKVRTAANRSVLGCLNSDVYSRAHPSYPPNYSEGTLPYSYNLSFATTSADNGLQFLTTGGQSAVPGNILCSNDSGKLCLSSDNRDSNTQSETLLECAVPRLAAFD; from the exons ATGGTGGGTTCCCTTCATCTAACACCCGGCTGGAAATTCAGCAGAGCAGCGGGGACGGGGCTGGCGATACAGAGCGGAGAGCAGCCCGGCGGATTCAGATGGCAAGTCCTGGTCCTGCTATCCCTTTTCTCCGGCGGCGCGCTCTCAGAGCCGGTCTATTATTCGGTTCCAGAGGAAATGGGGCCGGGGTCCCTGGTGGGCGATCTGGCGAAGGATCTGGGCCTGGGTATCGCAGAACTAGAGCACAGGAAACTGCGCGTGGTCTCGAGAACAAAGAAGCCGGACTTTAGAGTCAGCGCAGAAAACGGGAATTTATACATAAACGACAGACTGGACCGAGAGGAAACGTGTGGGAAAACATTGCTTTGTGTCCTCCGCTTGGAAGCCCTGGTGGAAAACCCCTTGAATATTTTCCACGTGAATGTCGCAATcgaggatatcaatgataatgcgccCCGCTTCGGCACCACTTCTGTAGATTTAGCAGTCAGTGAATCCACCTTGCCAGGAGCAACCTTCCCTCTGGGAAATGCCCTGGATTCGGACGTCGGGAGTAATTCACTCCAGGGTTACAAGCTCAGCGCCAACCAGTATTTTGTCTTGGCAGTGAGAGAGGACAAGGATGGAAATAAATACCCGGAGTTAGAACTGGCGAAACTTTTAGATCGTGAAAAGCAAAGTTCCCATCTCTTGACCCTGATGGCTTTGGACGGGGGACATCCAGTGCGAACGGGCACAGTTCAGATTCGGATTAATGTTACTGACGCCAATGACAATCCTCCCACGTTCACGGAAAAAGTGTACCACGCCCGCCTCCGGGAAAACCGACCTCAGGGCTCGTCAGTTCTGCAGGTGAGAGCCACCGATCTGGATGAAGGTTCCAATGCACAACTTACCTACTCCTTCAGCAACCTCCCAGACAGCGTCCGACAGTTATTCTTTCTGGATCCCCGCAACGGAAGCATCACAACGAGAGGTGGTATTGATTATGAAGAGGCAACTAGTTATACCCTGAATGTGGAAGCCAAAGATGGAGGAGGATTAGTTGGTCACAGCAAAATCGAAGTCGATATTCTAGATGAAAATGACAATTCCCCGCAGCTGACGCTCACCTCGGTGTCCAGTCCCATTCCCGAGGATTCTCTGCCCGGGACAGTGATAGCTCTGATCAATGTACATGATAAGGATGCTGGAGAAAACGGCAAGGTCAACCTTCGCATTGGAGAGGGATCACCTTTTAAAATCGTGTCGTCTTCCAACCACTACTACAAGGTGCTGACGGACGGGCCCCTGGACCGGGAGCGCACCCCGCAGTACAACATCAGCATCACCGCCAGGGACGGAGGCTCCCCCCCGCTGTCTGCCCACACCAGCATCCTGCTGCAGGTCTCGGATGTGAACGACAACGCCCCAGTGTTTGCGGAAGCCTCGTACACCACCTACGTGGGCGAGAACAACCCGTCGGGGGCCTCCATTTTGCGGGTGAGCGCCTCCGACCGCGATGCGGAGCGCAATGCGCGAGTGACTTACTCCATCGTGCGCAGCAGCGTGGCGGAGGGGCCCGTGTGGTCCTACGTGTCCCTGAACGCGCAGAGCGGGGCTGTGTACGCGCAGCGCTCCTTCGACTACGAGCAGCTGCGGGCGTTCGAGCTGCAGGTGCAGGCGGCAGACGGCGGGTCCCCGGCTCTGAGCAGCAATGTGAGCGTGCAGGTGTTTATTGTGGACCGGAACGACAACGCCCCTCGCATCCTGTATCcgccggcgggggcggggtcggggtcggggtcggggtcggggtcgttGGATCTGGTGCCTCGGTCGTCCGAGGCGGGTTATCTGGTGAGCAAGGTGGTGGCGGTGGACGCGGACTCGGGGCACAACGCGTGGCTGTCGTACCACGTGGTGCAGGCCACGGATCCATCGCTGTTCTGGGTGGGGCTGCACAGCGGGGAGGTCCGGACCGCCCGCGCCGTTTCGGAGAGAGATGCTGCGAAGCAGCGTGTGGTGGCCCTGGTGAAGGACAACGGGCAGCCGCCTCTGTCTGCCACCGTGACTGTGAGCCTGGTGCTTGCGGAGAACTTGCAAGAGGCAGTTCCGGAAATGCGCGAGCGGGCGGGTGAGTCGGCCCCGGAGGCGGCTTTGCAGTTCTACCTGGTGCTGGCTTTGGCCCTGATCTCCTTTGTGTTCCTGCTGACGGTGGCCCTGGCCGTTGCCATGAAAGTGCGAACGGCCGCGAATCGCTCCGTTTTGGGATGTTTGAATTCTGACGTTTATTCCAGGGCTCATCCCAGTTACCCACCGAACTACAGCGAAGGGACTTTACCTTATTCCTACAATCTCTCTTTTGCCACAACTTCCGCCGATAATGGCCTTCAGTTCCTGACAACCGGTGGTCAAAGTGCTGTACCAGGGAATATCCTTTGCAGCAACGATTCCGGAAAGCTGTGTCTGAGCAGCGACAACAGGGACTCAAACACTCAGTCCGAGACGCTACTGGAG TGTGCAGTCCCTCGCCTCGCAGCATTTGATTAG